One Peromyscus leucopus breed LL Stock chromosome 2, UCI_PerLeu_2.1, whole genome shotgun sequence DNA window includes the following coding sequences:
- the Pla2g2d gene encoding group IID secretory phospholipase A2 has product MRLALLCGLLLLAGLTPTQGGLLNLNKMVRHTTRKIAFFNYWPYGCHCGLGGKGEPKDATDWCCQRHDCCYAHLKTDGCRIFTDTYKYSISQGDIQCSDKGSWCEKELCACDKEVALCLKQNLNSFNKRLRYYWRPHCKGETPTC; this is encoded by the exons ATGAGACTTGCCTTGCTGTGTGGGTTGCTGCTGCTGGCTG GTCTGACTCCAACCCAGGGAGGGCTCCTCAACCTGAACAAGATGGTCAGACATACGACTAGGAAGATAGCCTTCTTCAACTACTGGCCTTATGGCTGTCACTGTGGACTCGGTGGCAAGGGAGAACCCAAAGATGCCACAGACTG GTGCTGTCAGAGACATGATTGCTGCTATGCTCACCTCAAGACTGATGGATGCAGGATCTTCACAGACACTTACAAATACAGCATTTCCCAGGGCGATATCCAGTGCT CTGACAAAGGGAGCTGGTGTGAGAAGGAGTTGTGTGCTTGTGACAAGGAGGTGGCCTTGTGCCTGAAGCAAAATCTGAACAGCTTCAACAAGCGCCTGCGTTACTACTGGCGACCCCACTGCAAGGGCGAGACTCCTACGTGCTAG